In Aquamicrobium sp., a single genomic region encodes these proteins:
- a CDS encoding amidohydrolase family protein: MARPLCIAGAVLIQPDSAPREKVDILVRDGEIVAVGRDLALPDGTEIFDADGYAVHPGLINAHVHSHGSLAKGWDDLMTLELLLNAGSAMNGSRTVADKALSATLTAAEMLLKGCTGCYDLMVEWPSPSIEGVEAVADAYAAAGMRAVLAPMIADRSFFEAIPGLRGEIPDDLAEAVDGQRLAPSERTLAVMRQLLSTWTRDRDGVSLAVAPTIPHHCSDDFLVHCRDLAGEFGVGLHMHLSESKVQSVVGMDLYGKTPTAHLAALGLLGPHFTAAHGVWLDRDDMKRLADSGASVAHNPGSNMRLGNGIADARAILDAGVNLALGTDGAQCSDNLNMYESMRLASLSSKVRGPDTARWLTTTEAVRAATTGSARALGMEGRVGRIETGFRADLVLLSLGNVNWMPLNDGINQLVHCEDGTAVRHVMVDGSWVVRDGRLTRLDIERLRRDVEEARARLGELNSGRRAVAERLAPIVNRYCPCIAARHYHVERFAATAVEC; encoded by the coding sequence GTGGCACGTCCCCTATGCATCGCCGGCGCCGTCCTGATCCAGCCGGATTCCGCGCCGCGCGAGAAGGTCGACATCCTCGTCCGGGACGGGGAGATCGTTGCGGTGGGCCGCGACCTCGCGCTGCCCGACGGCACCGAGATCTTCGACGCGGACGGCTACGCCGTGCATCCGGGGCTGATCAACGCCCACGTCCACAGCCACGGCAGCCTCGCCAAGGGCTGGGACGACCTGATGACGCTGGAGCTGCTGCTGAATGCCGGCTCGGCCATGAACGGCAGCCGCACCGTCGCCGACAAGGCGCTCAGCGCGACGCTCACCGCCGCCGAGATGCTGCTGAAGGGCTGCACCGGCTGCTACGACCTGATGGTCGAGTGGCCCTCGCCGTCGATCGAGGGCGTGGAGGCCGTGGCCGACGCCTATGCCGCCGCCGGCATGCGGGCCGTCCTGGCGCCGATGATCGCCGACCGCAGCTTCTTCGAGGCCATTCCCGGCCTGAGGGGCGAGATACCGGACGACCTCGCCGAGGCGGTCGACGGCCAGCGCCTCGCCCCGTCCGAGCGCACGCTGGCCGTCATGCGCCAGCTCCTTTCCACCTGGACGCGCGACCGCGACGGGGTGTCGCTCGCCGTCGCGCCGACCATTCCCCATCATTGCAGCGACGACTTCCTCGTCCATTGCCGCGACCTGGCCGGCGAGTTCGGCGTCGGGCTGCACATGCACCTTTCCGAATCCAAGGTGCAGTCGGTCGTCGGCATGGACCTGTACGGCAAGACCCCGACCGCGCATCTCGCCGCGCTCGGCCTTCTCGGCCCGCATTTCACCGCCGCGCACGGGGTCTGGCTCGACCGTGACGACATGAAGCGCCTCGCCGACAGCGGGGCCTCGGTCGCCCACAATCCGGGCAGCAACATGCGGCTCGGCAACGGCATCGCCGACGCGCGGGCCATTCTCGACGCGGGCGTCAACCTCGCGCTCGGCACCGACGGCGCGCAGTGCTCGGACAATCTGAACATGTACGAATCGATGCGCCTCGCCTCGCTGTCGTCCAAGGTGCGCGGCCCGGATACGGCAAGGTGGCTGACGACGACGGAAGCCGTGCGCGCCGCGACCACGGGGTCCGCCCGCGCGCTCGGGATGGAAGGGCGCGTCGGGCGGATCGAGACGGGTTTCCGCGCCGACCTCGTGCTGCTTTCGCTCGGCAACGTCAACTGGATGCCGCTGAACGACGGCATCAACCAGCTTGTCCATTGCGAGGACGGAACGGCGGTCAGGCACGTGATGGTCGACGGAAGCTGGGTGGTCCGCGACGGCCGGCTGACGCGCCTCGACATCGAGCGCCTGCGGCGCGACGTCGAGGAGGCGCGGGCGCGGCTGGGCGAACTGAACAGCGGGCGCAGGGCCGTCGCCGAGCGCCTCGCCCCGATCGTCAATCGCTACTGCCCCTGCATCGCGGCGCGGCACTACCACGTCGAGCGGTTCGCGGCGACGGCCGTCGAATGCTGA
- a CDS encoding acyl-CoA dehydrogenase family protein has translation MDFTVSPRIEEFRARIERFVEDKVLPLEADPASYDAHENIRLDLADALRGEARAEGLWCLQLKPETGGQGLGRMGMAVCYEAMNRSIFGPVVFNSAAPDDGNMMVLEMTATPAQKERWLKPIVDGRVRSAFVMTEPHPGGGSDPSMMLTTATREGDRYVVRGRKWFITGAEEAQHFILMARTSDDPRKGLSAFLFDRDQPGWKIDRRIPIMGPEEHGGHCELVFEELEIPVENRLLNEGDGLKLTQMRLGPARLTHCMRWLGLSKRCVEIARTYAAERFAFGERLSKRESIQMMLGDLAMKIEIGRLLVMKAAWELDRGGYARKEVSMAKVHVANLLHQAADVAIQINGARGYSKDTVLEWIYRYARQARLVDGADEVHKMVLHRNLEAEGDEFWTWQVAG, from the coding sequence ATGGATTTCACCGTTTCCCCGCGCATCGAGGAGTTCCGCGCCCGCATCGAGCGCTTCGTCGAGGACAAGGTGCTGCCGCTGGAGGCGGACCCGGCGAGCTACGACGCGCACGAGAACATCCGGCTCGACCTCGCCGACGCGTTGAGGGGCGAGGCGCGGGCGGAAGGGCTGTGGTGCCTCCAGTTGAAGCCCGAGACCGGCGGGCAGGGGCTCGGCCGCATGGGCATGGCGGTGTGCTACGAGGCGATGAACCGCTCGATCTTCGGCCCGGTGGTGTTCAACTCCGCCGCGCCCGACGACGGCAACATGATGGTGCTGGAGATGACGGCGACGCCGGCGCAGAAGGAGCGTTGGCTGAAGCCGATCGTCGACGGCAGGGTGCGCTCGGCCTTCGTGATGACCGAGCCGCATCCGGGCGGCGGCTCCGACCCGTCGATGATGCTGACCACGGCGACGAGGGAAGGCGACCGCTACGTGGTCCGCGGCCGCAAATGGTTCATCACCGGGGCCGAGGAGGCGCAGCACTTCATCCTGATGGCGCGCACCTCGGACGACCCGCGCAAGGGGCTCTCCGCCTTCCTGTTCGACCGCGACCAGCCGGGCTGGAAGATCGACCGGCGCATCCCGATCATGGGGCCGGAGGAGCATGGCGGCCATTGCGAGCTGGTGTTCGAGGAGCTGGAGATCCCGGTGGAGAACCGGCTGCTGAACGAGGGCGACGGCCTCAAGCTGACGCAGATGCGCCTCGGCCCGGCGCGGCTGACGCATTGCATGCGCTGGCTCGGCCTCTCCAAGCGCTGCGTCGAGATCGCCCGCACCTACGCCGCCGAGCGCTTTGCCTTCGGCGAGCGGCTGTCGAAGCGCGAATCGATCCAGATGATGCTGGGCGACCTCGCGATGAAGATCGAGATCGGCCGCCTGCTGGTGATGAAGGCGGCGTGGGAGCTCGACCGCGGCGGCTACGCCCGCAAGGAGGTGTCGATGGCCAAGGTCCATGTCGCCAACCTCTTGCACCAGGCCGCCGACGTCGCCATCCAGATCAACGGCGCGCGCGGCTATTCCAAGGACACGGTGCTGGAATGGATCTACCGCTACGCCCGGCAGGCGCGGCTGGTCGACGGCGCCGACGAGGTCCACAAGATGGTCCTGCACCGCAACCTCGAGGCCGAGGGCGACGAGTTCTGGACATGGCAGGTGGCGGGCTGA
- a CDS encoding SDR family NAD(P)-dependent oxidoreductase: MTGTLNGKTALVTGASSGLGRHFAGVLAGQGARVVLAARRPAALEAARAEIAAAGGTASTVALDVTDPASVEAAFAEIGAAPDIVVNNAGISDNQPALEMDAAMWDRVVDTNLKGAFLVAQAGARALRDAGKGGSIVNIASILGHRVAGNVSAYAASKAGLVQLTKALALEWARHGIRVNALCPGYIETDLNRDFFASDAGKALIRRIPQRRLGQPAELDGALLLLASDAGSYITGTALVADGGHLVSSL; the protein is encoded by the coding sequence ATGACTGGCACGCTGAACGGCAAGACCGCACTCGTCACCGGCGCGTCCTCCGGGCTCGGGCGGCATTTCGCCGGGGTGCTGGCGGGGCAGGGGGCGAGGGTCGTTCTCGCGGCGCGGCGGCCGGCGGCGCTGGAGGCGGCGCGGGCGGAGATCGCCGCGGCGGGCGGCACGGCCTCGACGGTCGCCCTCGACGTCACCGACCCGGCCTCGGTCGAGGCCGCCTTCGCCGAAATCGGCGCGGCGCCCGACATCGTCGTCAACAATGCAGGCATCAGTGACAACCAGCCGGCGCTGGAGATGGACGCGGCGATGTGGGACCGCGTCGTCGACACCAATCTGAAGGGCGCCTTCCTCGTCGCGCAGGCGGGCGCGCGGGCGCTGCGCGACGCCGGCAAGGGCGGCTCGATCGTCAACATCGCCTCGATCCTCGGCCACCGCGTCGCCGGCAACGTCTCGGCCTATGCCGCGTCCAAGGCGGGGCTGGTGCAGCTGACGAAGGCGCTGGCGCTCGAATGGGCGCGCCACGGCATCCGCGTCAACGCGCTGTGCCCCGGCTATATCGAGACCGACCTGAACCGCGACTTCTTCGCCAGCGACGCGGGCAAGGCGCTGATCCGGCGCATCCCGCAGCGGCGGCTCGGCCAGCCCGCCGAGCTCGACGGCGCGCTCCTTCTCCTCGCCTCCGACGCCGGCAGCTACATCACCGGCACCGCGCTCGTCGCCGATGGCGGCCATCTCGTCTCATCGCTTTGA
- a CDS encoding aspartate/glutamate racemase family protein, translating to MSGAIYVINPNSTERVTRELDAALAPLRMAGGPAIECVTMAKGPPGIQSQRDADGLVPDLLALAASLEDAASAFVVACFSDPGLHALREQSRRPVLGIAECGILTALTLGHRYGVIAMMRSSIARQLRYIGAMGAGERFVGNLPVELSIAEMADERVTLDRLVAVGRELREARQADVLVMGCAGMARFREPLERALGVPVVEPAQAAVAMAIGRVRLQWGRSLG from the coding sequence ATGAGCGGTGCGATCTACGTCATCAACCCCAACTCGACAGAGCGGGTCACGCGCGAGCTCGACGCCGCGCTCGCCCCGCTGCGGATGGCGGGCGGCCCGGCGATCGAATGCGTGACCATGGCCAAGGGCCCGCCGGGCATCCAGTCGCAGCGCGACGCCGATGGCCTCGTCCCGGACCTGCTGGCGCTCGCCGCGTCGCTCGAGGATGCCGCGAGCGCCTTCGTCGTCGCCTGCTTTTCCGACCCGGGCCTCCATGCGCTGCGCGAGCAGAGCCGCAGGCCCGTCCTCGGCATCGCCGAATGCGGCATCCTGACCGCGCTCACCCTCGGCCACCGCTATGGCGTCATCGCGATGATGCGCAGCTCGATCGCGCGCCAGCTCCGCTATATCGGCGCGATGGGCGCGGGCGAGCGCTTCGTCGGCAACCTGCCGGTCGAATTGAGCATCGCCGAGATGGCGGACGAGCGGGTGACGCTCGATCGTCTCGTCGCCGTCGGCCGCGAATTGCGCGAGGCGCGCCAGGCGGATGTGCTGGTGATGGGCTGCGCCGGCATGGCGCGGTTCCGCGAGCCGCTGGAGCGCGCGCTCGGCGTTCCGGTGGTGGAGCCGGCGCAGGCGGCCGTGGCGATGGCGATCGGGCGCGTCCGGCTGCAATGGGGGCGCTCCCTCGGCTGA
- the hydA gene encoding dihydropyrimidinase, with amino-acid sequence MSKKPFDILIRGGTVGTAADVFEADIAVRDGRIVAIGHDLGEAAQELDATGQLVLPGGVDTHAHIEQLSANGLMSADDWESGTAAAAFGGTTSVIAFAAQHKGWNLAKVVEDYSGLAERGAIVDYAFHLIVSDPTPETLEKDLPDLLSRGYGSIKLFTTYDLLQVGDAQILDILRIARRHGASVCFHAENHGMIAWETQRLLSEGLTAPRHHADSHPRAAEVEAIERVIRMSELVDQPVVIFHVSTREGAEAVRTARARGVRVSAETCPHYLLLTRDELERPGLEGGKWMCSPPLRLAGDHEALWRALESRDIQLVTSDHAAYRFDETAKLRHGPSSTFKQIANGMPGIEVRLPLLFDAMVSSGRFGIERFVEATATAPARLFGLHPRKGTIAIGADADLVLWDPERKVTLGAAMLHDRTGYTPYEGREVTGWPQTVMRRGQVVVKDGALAAAPGSGRFVPLVRTPERTPTL; translated from the coding sequence ATGAGCAAGAAGCCCTTCGATATCCTGATCCGCGGCGGCACGGTCGGCACGGCCGCCGACGTCTTCGAGGCCGACATCGCCGTCCGCGACGGCCGGATCGTCGCCATCGGCCATGATCTCGGCGAGGCGGCGCAGGAGCTGGACGCCACCGGCCAGCTGGTCCTGCCCGGCGGCGTCGACACCCATGCCCATATCGAGCAGCTGTCGGCCAACGGCCTGATGAGCGCCGACGACTGGGAGAGCGGCACCGCGGCGGCGGCCTTCGGCGGCACGACGAGCGTGATCGCCTTCGCCGCCCAGCACAAGGGATGGAACCTCGCCAAAGTCGTTGAGGACTATTCCGGCCTCGCGGAACGCGGCGCGATCGTCGATTACGCGTTCCATCTCATCGTCTCCGACCCGACGCCGGAGACGCTGGAGAAGGACCTGCCGGACCTTCTTTCGCGCGGCTACGGCTCGATCAAGCTGTTCACCACCTACGACCTGCTTCAGGTCGGCGACGCCCAGATCCTCGACATCCTGCGCATCGCCCGCCGTCACGGCGCGAGCGTGTGCTTCCATGCCGAGAACCACGGCATGATCGCCTGGGAGACGCAGCGCCTGCTGTCCGAGGGGCTGACGGCGCCGCGCCATCACGCCGACAGCCATCCGCGCGCGGCCGAGGTCGAGGCGATCGAGCGCGTCATCCGGATGAGCGAGCTGGTCGACCAGCCCGTCGTCATCTTCCACGTCTCGACGCGGGAGGGCGCTGAGGCCGTCCGCACCGCGCGGGCGCGGGGCGTGCGCGTCTCGGCGGAAACGTGCCCGCACTACCTTCTCCTCACCCGCGACGAGCTGGAGAGGCCGGGCCTCGAGGGCGGCAAGTGGATGTGCTCGCCGCCGCTGCGCCTCGCCGGCGACCACGAGGCGCTGTGGCGGGCGCTGGAGAGCCGCGACATCCAGCTCGTGACGTCCGACCACGCCGCCTATCGTTTCGACGAGACGGCGAAGCTGCGCCACGGGCCGTCCTCCACCTTCAAGCAGATCGCCAACGGGATGCCGGGCATCGAGGTGCGGCTTCCGCTCCTGTTCGACGCCATGGTGTCGAGCGGCCGCTTCGGCATCGAGCGTTTCGTCGAGGCGACGGCGACCGCGCCGGCAAGGCTGTTCGGCCTCCACCCGCGAAAGGGGACGATCGCGATCGGCGCCGACGCCGATCTCGTCCTGTGGGACCCGGAGCGCAAGGTGACGCTGGGCGCGGCGATGCTGCACGACCGCACCGGCTATACGCCCTATGAGGGCCGCGAGGTCACGGGATGGCCGCAGACGGTGATGCGCCGGGGGCAGGTCGTCGTGAAGGACGGCGCGCTCGCCGCCGCCCCCGGTTCCGGCCGCTTCGTGCCGCTCGTCCGCACGCCGGAGCGCACCCCGACCCTCTGA
- a CDS encoding TetR/AcrR family transcriptional regulator, producing the protein MLDQHGDFSMEGLCHAILERHRGTIRVQKPRIAVAKLARIVETILSLSNRQGFHATSLREISAASGVSMGSLYSYFDSKDTLLLMILGQVATTTSTVLGNAPAAVKDDPAAHLRWLIATHVALTEAMLPWFVFAFMEAKSFPPQGRKAAVESEEATEAIFRDVIARGAQQGAFAVDDPAFAAALLKPLLQDWYVKRAKWHRRGLDAEGYAACVEAFVGKALGAAREGAREP; encoded by the coding sequence ATGCTCGACCAGCACGGCGACTTCTCCATGGAGGGCCTGTGCCATGCGATCCTCGAGCGGCACCGTGGCACAATCCGCGTGCAGAAGCCGCGCATCGCCGTCGCCAAGCTGGCGCGGATCGTCGAGACGATCCTGTCGCTCTCCAACCGGCAGGGCTTCCACGCCACCTCGCTGCGCGAGATCTCGGCCGCCTCGGGCGTCAGCATGGGCAGCCTTTATTCCTATTTCGACAGCAAGGACACGCTGCTTCTGATGATCCTCGGCCAGGTGGCGACGACGACCTCGACCGTGCTCGGCAACGCCCCGGCTGCGGTGAAGGACGATCCCGCCGCGCATCTGCGCTGGCTGATCGCGACCCATGTCGCGCTGACCGAGGCGATGCTGCCATGGTTCGTCTTCGCCTTCATGGAGGCGAAATCGTTCCCGCCGCAGGGCCGCAAGGCGGCGGTCGAGAGCGAGGAAGCGACGGAGGCGATCTTCCGCGACGTGATCGCGCGCGGCGCGCAACAGGGCGCGTTCGCCGTCGACGATCCCGCGTTCGCCGCGGCCCTGCTGAAGCCCCTGCTTCAGGACTGGTACGTCAAGCGCGCCAAATGGCACCGCCGCGGCCTCGACGCCGAAGGCTACGCCGCGTGCGTCGAGGCCTTCGTCGGGAAGGCGCTGGGCGCGGCGCGCGAGGGTGCGCGCGAGCCTTGA
- a CDS encoding hydantoinase/carbamoylase family amidase, translating to MVAADQIRRCVQGSRKIPEDLFEMIKVSLDGKPGIFRDTYGPGENAGHRVMAEYAGRAGLEVTRDAAANTYMTLPGRDRSAPRILIGSHLDSVPGGGNYDGAAGVVAGLTSLAALRAGNIELPCDVTVMGVRAEESVWFQVSYIGSRAALGTLPEGALEARRIDTGRTLFEHIAECGGDPAALRNGAPVLSRDNVRAFVEVHIEQAPTLVQRRQPIAVGAGIPGNFRYPEARIVGRYDHVGTPRRFRRDAAMAAADLAMVMDRLWARHEEAGTPVAMTFGRFHTDPAAHGLTTVPGEFGFSLDVRAYDAGVLSGLENKMLVAVERIEAARQVKFELGPRASAPVGPMCPKITAELNRGVAAMGMDAGSLHSPASHDAAAFSAAGIPTAMIFVRNENGSHNPLEAMDMDDFLEAAGLLTWWLASCVE from the coding sequence ATGGTGGCGGCCGATCAAATCCGGCGATGCGTTCAAGGCAGCAGGAAGATACCTGAAGACCTGTTCGAGATGATCAAGGTGTCGCTCGACGGGAAGCCGGGTATCTTTCGCGACACCTACGGGCCGGGCGAGAATGCCGGCCATCGGGTGATGGCCGAGTACGCCGGGCGGGCCGGCCTCGAAGTCACCCGCGACGCGGCGGCCAACACCTACATGACCCTGCCCGGCCGCGACCGGTCCGCGCCGCGCATCCTGATCGGCTCGCATCTCGACAGCGTTCCGGGCGGCGGCAACTATGACGGCGCGGCCGGCGTCGTCGCCGGCCTGACCAGCCTCGCGGCGCTGCGAGCCGGCAATATCGAGCTGCCGTGCGACGTCACCGTGATGGGCGTGCGGGCCGAGGAAAGCGTGTGGTTCCAGGTTTCCTACATCGGCAGCCGCGCGGCCCTCGGCACCCTTCCAGAGGGCGCGCTGGAGGCACGGCGCATCGATACCGGCAGGACGCTGTTCGAGCACATCGCCGAATGCGGCGGCGACCCCGCGGCACTGCGCAACGGCGCGCCCGTCCTGTCGCGCGACAACGTGCGGGCCTTCGTCGAGGTGCATATCGAGCAGGCGCCGACCCTCGTCCAGCGCCGGCAGCCGATCGCGGTCGGCGCGGGCATCCCCGGCAATTTCCGCTACCCCGAGGCGCGGATCGTCGGCCGCTACGACCATGTGGGAACGCCGCGCCGGTTTCGCCGCGATGCGGCCATGGCCGCGGCCGACCTCGCTATGGTCATGGACCGGCTGTGGGCGCGCCACGAGGAGGCGGGAACGCCGGTGGCGATGACCTTCGGCCGCTTCCACACCGATCCCGCCGCCCATGGGCTGACCACCGTGCCGGGCGAGTTCGGCTTCAGCCTCGACGTGCGCGCCTACGACGCCGGCGTCCTCTCCGGCCTGGAGAACAAGATGCTGGTGGCCGTCGAGCGGATCGAGGCGGCGCGGCAGGTGAAGTTCGAGCTCGGCCCCCGCGCCTCGGCGCCGGTCGGCCCGATGTGCCCGAAGATCACCGCCGAGCTCAACCGCGGCGTGGCGGCGATGGGCATGGACGCGGGATCGCTGCACAGCCCGGCCTCGCACGACGCGGCCGCCTTCTCGGCGGCGGGCATCCCCACGGCGATGATCTTCGTGCGCAACGAGAACGGCAGCCACAACCCGCTCGAGGCGATGGACATGGACGACTTTCTCGAGGCGGCCGGCCTCCTGACATGGTGGCTGGCGAGCTGTGTCGAATGA
- a CDS encoding class I adenylate-forming enzyme family protein produces the protein MTSPSGTIDPRPMDPGIAEMQAAADKIAAMDFPTSIGAFVAERAATLGNAPAAVWFEDGITLSYAELHRRSDALAAALMARGIRKGAHVALMMPNVPEFVLSWFALAKLGAVLVPTNTAYTATELDYLLNQSDAQALITDASLLPALEGMSKRPAVLDDARVFVRGGGAPYVSLEAMLAEEREWSAPWPVVSTDLMSLQYTSGTTGFPKGCMLTHDYWLLLALSAAAGMGADEVKTSLLWAPFFYMDPQWQLLMTMQLGGTAYVARRMSLTRFFDWTRDLQINYTYFPEAALKTLPPSDNDRKMSLRYINAFGWSPASVREAQERFGVIARDSFGMTEIGAGMLVPVAATHKLDKRTCGVDAPFRQTRVIGEDGRECAPGEAGELQVRGRSILSGYYKRPDANAESFDGEWFRTGDLFIADEDGYLSIVGRIKDMVRRSSENISAREVEAVLEELPEVEEAAVVPVPDPLRKEEVKAYLKLKPGVAREDFSLDALFEHCRKNLAAFKVPRYVAFIDDYPRTPSHKIAKPKLIAAAGDLRADSFDRVDNIWR, from the coding sequence ATGACCAGCCCATCTGGGACCATCGACCCCCGGCCCATGGATCCCGGCATCGCCGAGATGCAGGCGGCGGCCGACAAAATCGCCGCCATGGATTTCCCGACCTCGATCGGCGCCTTCGTCGCCGAGCGCGCCGCGACGCTGGGCAATGCCCCCGCCGCCGTCTGGTTCGAGGACGGCATCACGCTTTCCTATGCCGAGCTTCACCGCCGCTCCGACGCGCTGGCGGCGGCGCTGATGGCGCGCGGCATCAGGAAGGGCGCGCATGTCGCGCTGATGATGCCCAACGTGCCCGAGTTCGTGCTGTCGTGGTTCGCGCTCGCCAAGCTCGGCGCGGTGCTGGTGCCGACCAACACCGCCTATACCGCGACCGAGCTCGACTACCTGCTCAACCAGTCCGACGCGCAGGCGCTGATCACCGACGCCTCGCTGCTGCCGGCGCTGGAGGGCATGTCGAAGCGCCCGGCCGTGCTCGACGACGCGCGCGTCTTCGTGCGCGGCGGCGGCGCGCCTTACGTCTCGCTCGAGGCCATGCTGGCCGAGGAGCGCGAGTGGAGCGCGCCGTGGCCGGTGGTCTCCACCGACCTGATGAGCCTGCAATACACCTCCGGCACCACCGGCTTTCCCAAGGGCTGCATGCTGACCCACGACTACTGGCTGCTGCTGGCGCTCTCGGCTGCCGCCGGCATGGGCGCGGACGAGGTGAAGACGTCGCTGCTGTGGGCCCCGTTCTTCTACATGGACCCGCAATGGCAGCTGCTGATGACCATGCAGCTCGGCGGCACCGCCTATGTCGCCAGGCGCATGAGCCTGACGCGGTTCTTCGACTGGACCCGCGATCTTCAGATCAACTACACCTATTTCCCGGAAGCGGCGCTGAAGACGCTGCCGCCCAGCGACAACGACAGGAAGATGTCGCTGCGCTACATCAACGCCTTCGGCTGGTCGCCGGCCTCGGTCAGGGAAGCGCAGGAGCGCTTCGGCGTCATCGCCCGCGATTCCTTCGGCATGACCGAGATCGGCGCCGGCATGCTGGTGCCGGTGGCCGCCACGCACAAGCTCGACAAGCGCACCTGCGGCGTTGACGCGCCGTTCCGGCAGACGCGGGTGATCGGCGAGGACGGGCGCGAATGCGCCCCCGGCGAGGCGGGCGAGTTGCAGGTCCGCGGCCGCTCGATCCTCTCCGGCTACTACAAGCGCCCCGACGCCAACGCCGAGAGCTTCGACGGCGAATGGTTCCGCACCGGCGACCTCTTCATCGCCGACGAGGACGGCTACCTATCCATCGTCGGCCGCATCAAGGACATGGTGCGCCGCTCCAGCGAGAACATCTCGGCCCGCGAGGTCGAGGCCGTGCTGGAGGAGCTGCCTGAGGTCGAGGAGGCGGCCGTGGTGCCGGTGCCGGACCCGCTGCGCAAGGAGGAGGTCAAGGCCTATCTCAAGCTGAAGCCGGGCGTCGCCCGCGAGGATTTTTCGCTCGACGCCCTGTTCGAGCATTGCAGGAAGAACCTCGCCGCCTTCAAGGTGCCGCGCTACGTCGCCTTCATTGACGACTATCCGCGCACCCCCTCGCACAAGATCGCCAAGCCGAAGCTGATCGCGGCGGCCGGCGACCTGCGCGCCGACAGCTTCGACCGCGTCGACAACATCTGGCGCTGA
- a CDS encoding LysR substrate-binding domain-containing protein, with protein MVNLKQIEIFCAVMRCRTTVAAAYELGLSQPGVSNAIKHLETAISFKLFDRVGNRLVPTREAMSLYRDAQPLQMMARSINERISALRNTQRGHLRVVSTNPLGDSFVPQAIAELMASRPNVQVYFDVQGMDGVIEAVETGFADLGIAVSSDARPSLELQPIVEGRMVCVLPLDHPLARRSTIGPADFLTHPLIGLEPTTRLGGMIAATFRDAGVPYAPNLIVQKGTTACRMATSGAGVAISDEFSAADAIGQGLVVRSFEPAIPISGSVICLKERPLSRLAKRFVTILTTIARERKVGIEKALGLTRTEEEL; from the coding sequence ATGGTGAACCTGAAGCAGATCGAAATCTTCTGTGCCGTGATGCGCTGCCGCACGACCGTCGCGGCGGCCTACGAGCTCGGCTTGTCGCAGCCGGGCGTGAGCAACGCCATCAAGCATCTCGAGACGGCCATCAGCTTCAAGCTCTTCGACCGCGTCGGCAACAGGTTGGTCCCGACGCGCGAGGCGATGTCGCTCTACCGCGACGCCCAGCCGCTCCAGATGATGGCGCGCAGCATCAACGAGCGGATTTCCGCGCTGAGGAACACGCAGCGCGGCCATCTGCGCGTCGTCTCGACCAACCCGCTCGGCGACAGCTTCGTGCCGCAGGCCATAGCGGAGCTGATGGCGAGCCGGCCGAACGTGCAGGTCTATTTCGACGTCCAGGGCATGGACGGCGTCATCGAGGCGGTCGAGACCGGCTTCGCCGATCTCGGCATCGCGGTGTCGTCCGACGCCCGCCCCTCGCTCGAATTGCAGCCGATCGTCGAGGGACGGATGGTCTGCGTCCTGCCGCTCGACCATCCGCTGGCGCGCCGCTCGACGATCGGCCCCGCCGATTTCCTCACCCATCCCCTGATCGGCCTCGAGCCGACGACCCGCCTCGGCGGCATGATCGCCGCGACCTTCCGCGACGCGGGCGTCCCCTACGCGCCCAACCTCATCGTCCAGAAGGGCACCACCGCCTGCCGGATGGCGACGAGCGGCGCCGGCGTCGCGATCAGCGACGAATTCTCCGCCGCCGACGCCATCGGCCAGGGGCTGGTCGTGCGCTCCTTCGAGCCGGCGATCCCGATCAGCGGCTCGGTCATCTGCCTCAAGGAACGGCCGCTTTCGCGCCTGGCCAAGCGCTTCGTCACCATTCTCACCACCATCGCCCGAGAGCGGAAGGTGGGCATCGAGAAAGCTCTCGGGCTCACCAGAACCGAGGAGGAACTGTAA